In Arsenicicoccus dermatophilus, a genomic segment contains:
- a CDS encoding NADH-quinone oxidoreductase subunit D, with product MSTAYTATSGAGPDEEGYQLTSVGGDWDDLAQQAIEHSDERIVVNMGPQHPSTHGVLRLILELDAETVTDARVGIGYLHTGIEKNMEYRTWTQGVTFCTRMDYLTPLFQEAAYCLAVEKLLGITDQVPERASVIRVLMMELNRIGSHLVCIGTGGMELGATTVMEFGFRERERVLRFFEAVTGLRMNHAYIRPGGVIQDVPASAITDLREELPLLERGIHELELLINEQPILKGRMEGVGYLDLTGCIALGVTGPMLKATGYPYDLRKADPYCGYETYDFEVATWDTSDAYGRLRLRFTEMWESLKIVRQCLDRLEARPGPVMVEDKKIAWPAQLAIGGDGMGNSLEHIREIMGESMESLIHHFKLVTEGFRVPPGQAYQAVESPKGELGCHLVSMGGTRPHRAHFRDPGFNNLQSVAAMCEGAQVAEVIVAVASVDPVLGGVDR from the coding sequence ATGAGCACCGCCTACACCGCCACCAGCGGCGCCGGTCCGGACGAGGAGGGCTACCAGCTCACCTCCGTCGGTGGCGACTGGGACGACCTCGCCCAGCAGGCCATCGAGCACTCCGACGAGCGCATCGTCGTCAACATGGGACCCCAGCACCCGTCCACGCACGGGGTGCTGCGCCTCATCCTCGAGCTGGACGCCGAGACGGTGACCGACGCCCGCGTGGGCATCGGCTACCTGCACACCGGCATCGAGAAGAACATGGAGTACCGCACCTGGACCCAGGGCGTGACCTTCTGCACGCGGATGGACTACCTCACGCCGCTGTTCCAGGAGGCGGCATACTGCCTGGCCGTCGAGAAGCTCCTCGGCATCACCGACCAGGTCCCCGAGCGCGCCAGCGTGATCCGGGTCCTGATGATGGAGCTCAACCGCATCGGCTCCCACCTGGTCTGCATCGGCACCGGCGGCATGGAGCTGGGCGCGACCACGGTCATGGAGTTCGGCTTCCGCGAGCGCGAGCGGGTGCTGCGCTTCTTCGAGGCCGTCACCGGCCTGCGCATGAACCACGCCTACATCCGCCCGGGCGGGGTCATCCAGGACGTCCCGGCGAGCGCGATCACCGACCTGCGCGAGGAGCTGCCGCTGCTCGAGCGCGGCATCCACGAGCTCGAGCTGCTCATCAACGAGCAGCCCATCCTCAAGGGCCGCATGGAGGGCGTGGGCTACCTCGACCTCACCGGGTGCATCGCCCTCGGCGTGACGGGCCCGATGCTCAAGGCGACCGGCTATCCCTACGACCTGCGCAAGGCCGACCCCTACTGCGGGTACGAGACCTACGACTTCGAGGTCGCGACCTGGGACACCAGCGATGCCTATGGCCGGCTGCGGCTGCGCTTCACCGAGATGTGGGAGTCGCTCAAGATCGTCCGGCAGTGCCTGGACCGGCTCGAGGCCCGGCCCGGCCCGGTCATGGTCGAGGACAAGAAGATCGCCTGGCCCGCGCAGCTCGCCATCGGTGGCGACGGCATGGGCAACTCGCTGGAGCACATCCGCGAGATCATGGGCGAGTCGATGGAGTCCCTCATCCACCACTTCAAGCTGGTGACCGAGGGCTTCCGCGTGCCACCGGGACAGGCCTACCAGGCCGTCGAGTCGCCCAAGGGCGAGCTCGGCTGCCACCTGGTCTCCATGGGTGGCACCCGCCCGCACCGCGCGCACTTCCGCGACCCGGGATTCAACAACCTGCAGTCGGTGGCTGCCATGTGCGAGGGCGCCCAGGTGGCCGAGGTCATCGTCGCCGTCGCCTCGGTCGACCCCGTGCTCGGAGGAGTGGACCGCTGA
- the nuoE gene encoding NADH-quinone oxidoreductase subunit NuoE: MSAFDAPNYGTQPAHPSDPWDSETEARLREDASAVVMRYPQRRSALLPLLHLVQSVDGYVSTRGIELAAEFAGVTAAEASGVATFYTQYKRHKNGEYLVGVCTNSLCAVMGGDQIWDELSDYLGVGHDETTEDGVITLERLECNAACDFAPVVMANWEFFDNMTPTSARELVDALRAGTPVRPSRGPDRLHTFKEVSRVLAGFLDGHADEGPSGGPATMRGLEIARREGWDMPRDAEQGRRAGATDGADQAQPGSIPAAKVDAQPAPGEKQSSADAQAAAGKTSGEALSPAAKPADEQASARTTDPEGDAK, translated from the coding sequence ATGTCAGCCTTTGACGCCCCCAACTACGGCACCCAGCCGGCGCACCCCTCGGACCCCTGGGACTCCGAGACCGAGGCACGCCTGCGCGAGGACGCGTCCGCGGTCGTGATGCGTTACCCGCAGCGCCGCTCGGCCCTGCTGCCGCTGCTCCACCTGGTGCAGTCGGTCGACGGCTACGTCTCCACCCGCGGCATCGAGCTGGCGGCCGAGTTCGCCGGGGTCACCGCCGCCGAGGCCTCGGGCGTGGCCACCTTCTACACGCAGTACAAGCGCCACAAGAACGGCGAGTACCTCGTCGGCGTCTGCACCAACTCGCTGTGCGCGGTCATGGGCGGCGACCAGATCTGGGACGAGCTGTCGGACTACCTCGGGGTCGGTCACGACGAGACCACCGAGGACGGGGTCATCACCCTCGAGCGCCTCGAGTGCAACGCCGCCTGCGACTTCGCTCCCGTGGTCATGGCCAACTGGGAGTTCTTCGACAACATGACGCCGACCTCGGCGCGCGAGCTGGTCGACGCCCTGCGCGCCGGCACCCCCGTGCGCCCGTCGCGCGGGCCCGACCGGCTGCACACCTTCAAGGAGGTCTCCCGCGTGCTGGCGGGCTTCCTCGACGGCCACGCCGACGAGGGCCCGAGCGGTGGCCCCGCCACGATGCGCGGGCTGGAGATCGCCCGCCGCGAGGGTTGGGACATGCCGCGCGACGCCGAGCAGGGTCGCCGGGCCGGCGCCACCGACGGGGCCGACCAGGCGCAGCCTGGCAGCATACCCGCCGCAAAGGTCGACGCCCAGCCCGCCCCGGGCGAGAAGCAGAGCTCCGCCGACGCGCAGGCCGCCGCCGGCAAGACGTCCGGCGAGGCCCTGTCGCCCGCCGCCAAGCCTGCCGACGAGCAGGCTTCGGCCCGCACCACCGACCCCGAGGGGGACGCCAAGTGA
- a CDS encoding NADH-quinone oxidoreductase subunit C, whose translation MTDTNLPADAQGDDARHLQVDGHPTAQPVEMGRRHGMFGSSRGTDTTGYGGLVSPVLFPGEAARPYGSYFDHVADTLEKALVGSSASFREAVASVVVDRGEMTLHVRREHLPVVAQALRDHPGLRFEMCMSVSGVHYPQAQGQELHAVYHLLSLTNGSRRLRLEVSCPDADPHIPSVTSVWPGTNWHERETWDFFGIVFDGHPALTRIMMPDDWPGHPQRKDYPLGGLPVEYKGATVPPPDQRRSYN comes from the coding sequence ATGACCGACACCAACCTCCCGGCCGATGCCCAGGGAGACGACGCCCGTCACCTGCAGGTCGACGGCCACCCGACGGCCCAGCCCGTCGAGATGGGCCGTCGGCACGGCATGTTCGGCTCCTCGCGGGGCACGGACACCACGGGGTACGGCGGACTGGTCTCCCCGGTCCTGTTCCCGGGCGAGGCCGCCCGTCCCTACGGCTCCTACTTCGACCACGTGGCCGACACCCTGGAGAAGGCCCTCGTGGGCTCCTCGGCGTCGTTCCGCGAGGCGGTGGCGTCGGTCGTCGTCGACCGGGGCGAGATGACCCTGCACGTCCGGCGCGAGCACCTTCCCGTCGTCGCCCAGGCGCTGCGCGACCACCCCGGCCTGCGCTTCGAGATGTGCATGTCGGTCTCCGGCGTTCACTACCCGCAGGCCCAGGGCCAGGAGCTGCACGCGGTCTACCACCTGCTCTCGCTGACCAACGGCTCCCGCCGGCTGCGGCTGGAGGTGTCCTGCCCGGACGCCGACCCGCACATCCCCTCGGTCACCTCGGTGTGGCCGGGGACCAACTGGCACGAGCGCGAGACCTGGGACTTCTTCGGCATCGTCTTCGACGGCCACCCCGCGCTGACCCGGATCATGATGCCGGACGACTGGCCCGGACACCCCCAGCGCAAGGACTATCCCCTCGGCGGTCTCCCGGTGGAGTACAAGGGCGCCACCGTCCCGCCCCCGGACCAGCGGAGGTCGTACAACTGA
- a CDS encoding NADH-quinone oxidoreductase subunit G, whose amino-acid sequence MTAPTTSAADLVTLTIDGVEVRVPKGTLIIRAAEEIGIQIPRFCDHPLLDPAGACRQCLVEVAMPGRDGKIAPMPKPQAACTMTVAPGMEVKTQQTSPVAEKAQHGVMELLLINHPLDCPVCDKGGECPLQNQAMSNGRATTRFEDVKRTYAKPVNISSQVLLDRERCVLCQRCTRFSEQIAGDPFISLTERGAVSQIGIYQDKPFQSYFSGNTVQICPVGALTGAAYRFRSRPFDLMSTPSTCEHCASGCSLRTDHRRGVVLRRMAINNPEVNEEWNCDKGRWAFQYATQSDRLAYPMVRGADGELHVASWPEALEAAAAGLARARSAGVLTGGRVSTHDAYAYSKFARTVLGTSSIDFRARPHSVEEAEFLAAHVVLTAPGHGAVTYTDLEKAKAVLLVGLEPEDESPMVFLRLRKAFRKSRATIFTVAPYASRGTTKLGATVLQAAPGLEAEVLAAVRDGEDVFAEVGSTLREAGGDAVVLVGERLAATSGGYYAALDLASSLGAPLAWVPRRAGERGALETGCLPTLLPGGRPITAEGRASLGETWDLSRLTDEPGLDTSGMLREAAEGRLDALVIGGVDLGDLPDPGQARTACERAFVVSLELRESAITRLADVVLPVAAVAEKSGAFLDWEGRVGPFSAALETELMSDYRVLDLIAGEMGAYLGTRTSAQIEREMQQLGPWAGPRALVNPVAPVVPARSGAGLAVLATWHQLLDDGSLQDGEPYLAGTSVATVARMSQATADAASVSDGDLVTIHSDAGTVSYPVHVTAGMVDHVVWVPTNSAGQSVRTRLAADNGDIVTLTKGAAL is encoded by the coding sequence ATGACCGCCCCCACGACCAGCGCCGCCGACCTGGTCACCCTCACCATCGACGGGGTGGAGGTCCGCGTCCCCAAGGGCACGCTGATCATCCGCGCCGCTGAGGAGATCGGGATCCAGATCCCGCGCTTCTGCGACCACCCCCTGCTCGACCCGGCCGGCGCCTGCCGCCAGTGCCTGGTCGAGGTGGCCATGCCCGGTCGCGACGGCAAGATCGCGCCGATGCCCAAGCCGCAGGCCGCCTGCACCATGACGGTCGCGCCCGGCATGGAGGTCAAGACCCAGCAGACCTCGCCGGTGGCCGAGAAGGCCCAGCACGGCGTGATGGAGCTGCTGCTGATCAACCACCCGCTCGACTGCCCGGTCTGCGACAAGGGCGGCGAGTGCCCCCTGCAGAACCAGGCGATGTCCAACGGCCGCGCCACCACCCGCTTCGAGGACGTCAAGCGGACGTACGCCAAGCCGGTCAACATCTCCTCCCAGGTGCTGCTGGACCGGGAGCGCTGCGTGCTGTGCCAGCGGTGCACCCGCTTCTCCGAGCAGATCGCGGGCGACCCTTTCATCTCGCTCACCGAGCGCGGTGCGGTGTCCCAGATCGGCATCTACCAGGACAAGCCCTTCCAGTCCTACTTCTCGGGCAACACCGTGCAGATCTGCCCGGTGGGTGCGCTGACCGGGGCGGCCTACCGCTTCCGCTCGCGCCCCTTCGACCTGATGTCGACGCCGAGCACCTGCGAGCACTGCGCCTCCGGCTGCTCCCTGCGCACCGACCACCGCCGGGGCGTCGTGCTCCGCCGTATGGCGATCAACAACCCCGAGGTCAACGAGGAGTGGAACTGCGACAAGGGTCGCTGGGCCTTCCAGTACGCCACGCAGTCCGACCGGCTCGCGTACCCGATGGTCCGTGGGGCCGATGGTGAGCTCCACGTCGCCTCCTGGCCCGAGGCCCTGGAGGCCGCGGCCGCGGGCCTGGCTCGCGCCCGGTCCGCCGGCGTGCTGACCGGTGGCCGCGTGTCCACGCACGACGCCTACGCGTACTCCAAGTTCGCGCGCACCGTGCTCGGCACCAGCTCGATCGACTTCCGGGCCCGGCCGCACTCCGTCGAGGAGGCCGAGTTCCTGGCCGCCCACGTGGTGCTCACCGCTCCGGGCCACGGCGCCGTGACCTACACCGACCTGGAGAAGGCCAAGGCCGTCCTGCTGGTGGGCCTGGAGCCCGAGGACGAGTCGCCCATGGTCTTCCTGCGGTTGCGCAAGGCCTTCCGCAAGTCCCGGGCCACGATCTTCACCGTGGCGCCGTACGCCTCCCGGGGCACGACCAAGCTCGGGGCCACGGTCCTGCAGGCCGCTCCGGGGCTGGAGGCCGAGGTCCTGGCGGCCGTTCGCGACGGGGAGGACGTGTTCGCCGAGGTCGGCAGCACGCTGCGCGAGGCCGGCGGCGACGCCGTCGTCCTGGTCGGCGAGCGTCTGGCCGCGACCTCCGGCGGCTACTACGCCGCCCTCGACCTCGCCAGCTCGCTGGGGGCACCGCTCGCCTGGGTGCCGCGTCGCGCCGGCGAGCGTGGCGCCCTCGAGACGGGCTGCCTCCCCACTCTCCTGCCCGGCGGTCGTCCGATCACCGCCGAGGGCCGCGCCTCGCTGGGGGAGACGTGGGATCTGTCCCGCCTGACCGACGAGCCCGGACTCGACACCTCGGGCATGCTCCGCGAGGCCGCCGAGGGCCGTCTGGACGCCCTCGTGATCGGCGGCGTGGACCTGGGCGACCTGCCCGACCCCGGTCAGGCCCGCACCGCCTGCGAGCGTGCCTTCGTGGTCTCGCTGGAGCTGCGCGAGTCCGCGATCACCCGCCTCGCCGACGTCGTGCTCCCGGTCGCCGCCGTGGCCGAGAAGTCCGGTGCCTTCCTCGACTGGGAGGGTCGCGTCGGACCGTTCTCCGCCGCACTGGAGACGGAGCTGATGAGCGACTATCGGGTGCTCGACCTGATCGCGGGCGAGATGGGGGCCTACCTCGGCACCCGGACGTCCGCCCAGATCGAGCGCGAGATGCAGCAGCTCGGCCCCTGGGCCGGGCCCCGCGCCCTGGTCAACCCGGTCGCGCCCGTCGTCCCCGCGCGATCGGGTGCCGGCCTGGCGGTGCTCGCCACCTGGCACCAGCTGCTCGACGACGGCTCGCTGCAGGACGGCGAGCCCTACCTCGCCGGCACCTCGGTCGCGACGGTCGCGCGGATGTCGCAGGCGACGGCTGACGCCGCCTCGGTCTCCGACGGTGACCTGGTCACCATCCACTCCGACGCCGGCACCGTGAGCTATCCCGTGCACGTGACCGCCGGGATGGTCGACCACGTCGTGTGGGTCCCGACGAACTCCGCGGGCCAGTCGGTCCGCACTCGCCTCGCCGCCGACAACGGCGACATCGTCACGCTGACGAAGGGTGCTGCGCTGTGA
- the nuoF gene encoding NADH-quinone oxidoreductase subunit NuoF has protein sequence MSTQLTPVLSRTWDLDRSWTLETYEREAEGYQALRKALSMEPDAVLGAVKDSNIRGRGGAGFPTGLKWSFMAPVDGGPRYIVVNADESEPGTCKDIPLMMAAPHHLIEGLAIATHAVQGELGFIYLRGEVVHVYRRLLRAVEEARAAGYLGDDAMGTGKRLDIVVHAGAGAYICGEETALLDSLEGRRGQPRLKPPFPGAQGLYARPTSVNNVESIASVPGILLHGADWFKGMGTEKSAGHGIFSVSGHVERPGQFEAPFGITMRELIEMCGGMRNGHRLKFWTPGGSSTPIFTEAELDIPLDFDSVAAAGSMLGTRALQVFDETVSVVRVVSRWTDFYRHESCGKCTPCREGTWWLKQIMERLEVGQGHEGDVDKLLDICDNILGRSFCALGDAATTPISSGIKHFREEFEAGMHTPWWEMFPPSASTLFAKESVSR, from the coding sequence GTGAGCACCCAGCTGACCCCCGTCCTGAGCCGCACCTGGGACCTGGACCGGTCCTGGACCCTGGAGACCTACGAGCGCGAGGCCGAGGGCTACCAGGCGCTGCGCAAGGCGCTGTCGATGGAGCCCGACGCGGTGCTCGGCGCCGTCAAGGACTCCAACATCCGCGGTCGTGGTGGCGCCGGCTTCCCCACCGGCCTGAAGTGGAGCTTCATGGCTCCGGTCGACGGCGGCCCGCGCTACATCGTGGTCAACGCCGACGAGTCCGAGCCGGGCACCTGCAAGGACATCCCGCTGATGATGGCGGCCCCGCACCACCTGATCGAGGGGCTGGCCATCGCCACCCACGCGGTGCAGGGCGAGCTGGGCTTCATCTACCTGCGCGGCGAGGTCGTGCACGTCTACCGCCGTCTGCTGCGTGCGGTCGAGGAGGCCCGCGCGGCCGGTTACCTGGGCGACGACGCGATGGGGACGGGCAAGCGCCTGGACATCGTGGTGCACGCCGGCGCCGGCGCCTACATCTGCGGCGAGGAGACGGCGCTGCTCGACTCCCTCGAGGGACGTCGTGGCCAGCCGCGGCTCAAGCCGCCGTTCCCCGGCGCCCAGGGTCTGTACGCCCGCCCCACGTCGGTCAACAACGTCGAGTCCATCGCCTCGGTGCCCGGGATCCTCCTGCACGGCGCCGACTGGTTCAAGGGCATGGGCACCGAGAAGTCCGCCGGCCACGGCATCTTCTCCGTGTCCGGCCACGTCGAGCGGCCCGGGCAGTTCGAGGCGCCCTTCGGCATCACCATGCGCGAGCTGATCGAGATGTGCGGGGGGATGCGCAACGGGCACCGCCTGAAGTTCTGGACCCCCGGCGGGTCCTCGACCCCGATCTTCACCGAGGCCGAGCTGGACATCCCGCTCGACTTCGACTCGGTCGCGGCCGCGGGCTCCATGCTCGGAACCCGTGCCCTGCAGGTCTTCGACGAGACCGTGTCGGTCGTGCGCGTCGTGTCCCGCTGGACCGACTTCTACCGCCACGAGTCCTGCGGGAAGTGCACCCCCTGCCGCGAGGGCACCTGGTGGCTCAAGCAGATCATGGAGCGCCTCGAGGTCGGACAGGGCCACGAAGGCGACGTCGACAAGCTGCTGGACATCTGCGACAACATCCTCGGCCGGTCCTTCTGCGCGCTCGGCGACGCCGCGACCACGCCGATCTCCTCCGGCATCAAGCACTTCCGCGAGGAGTTCGAGGCCGGCATGCACACGCCCTGGTGGGAGATGTTCCCGCCGTCGGCGTCCACCCTGTTCGCGAAGGAGTCGGTGTCCCGATGA